The following are encoded together in the Terriglobia bacterium genome:
- a CDS encoding nuclear transport factor 2 family protein yields the protein MPNNPIDVVLKFEQLINSRDAAAVCALLTPDSVFIDSLGNRMENAGAGKLRQAWEGYFKMVPDYSIAHSEIFANGDTVAMFGSAQGTFSKDGQVKKENFWTTPAAWRAVVKDGKIAVWQVYADNEPIRAIMRKYS from the coding sequence ATGCCAAACAATCCGATTGATGTCGTCCTCAAATTCGAACAGCTTATCAACTCCCGCGACGCCGCAGCTGTCTGCGCGCTGCTCACACCTGACTCGGTATTCATAGACTCGCTCGGCAACCGCATGGAAAATGCCGGCGCCGGAAAGCTGCGCCAGGCGTGGGAAGGCTACTTCAAGATGGTGCCAGACTACTCCATCGCGCATTCTGAAATCTTCGCCAACGGCGACACGGTGGCCATGTTTGGTTCCGCCCAGGGAACTTTTTCAAAGGACGGCCAGGTGAAGAAGGAAAACTTCTGGACCACTCCCGCCGCCTGGCGTGCCGTGGTCAAAGACGGCAAGATCGCCGTATGGCAGGTGTACGCGGATAACGAACCCATCCGGGCCATCATGCGGAAATATTCATGA